From Prochlorococcus sp. MIT 1223, the proteins below share one genomic window:
- a CDS encoding RNA-binding protein — protein sequence MSIFVGNLPFRAEQEDVVELFTPFGEVTNCSLPLERDTGRKRGFAFVEMADESVEASAIEALQGAELMGRPLRINKAEPRGSGGPRRGGGGYGGGGGGYGGGGGYGGGGGYNNSGGGYGGGGGYNNSGGGGYGGGGGYNNSGGGYGGGGGYNNNSGGGYGGGYNNSGGGYGGGGYNNNSGGGYGGGGYGGPSASADGSAERDSGAKGWEDRSYGASSSVESDDQEGRSRRRRGAPADDTTSDYGGAEG from the coding sequence GTGAGTATTTTTGTTGGTAACTTGCCTTTCCGCGCTGAGCAGGAAGATGTAGTTGAGTTGTTTACTCCTTTTGGGGAAGTAACTAACTGTTCTCTACCTTTAGAACGAGACACAGGGCGTAAAAGAGGCTTTGCTTTTGTTGAGATGGCAGATGAGTCAGTCGAAGCATCTGCCATTGAGGCTCTACAAGGAGCAGAATTGATGGGTCGACCATTACGTATTAATAAAGCTGAACCTCGTGGAAGCGGCGGCCCTAGAAGAGGCGGCGGCGGCTATGGCGGCGGCGGTGGCGGCTATGGCGGTGGCGGTGGCTATGGCGGCGGCGGCGGCTATAACAACAGCGGCGGCGGTTATGGCGGCGGCGGTGGCTATAACAACAGCGGCGGCGGCGGCTATGGCGGTGGCGGCGGCTATAACAACAGCGGCGGCGGTTATGGCGGCGGCGGCGGCTATAACAACAACAGCGGCGGCGGCTATGGCGGTGGCTATAACAACAGCGGCGGCGGCTATGGCGGCGGCGGCTATAACAACAACAGCGGCGGCGGCTATGGCGGTGGCGGTTACGGCGGTCCTTCTGCTTCAGCAGATGGCTCCGCTGAAAGAGATTCTGGAGCTAAAGGCTGGGAGGATAGAAGTTATGGAGCATCATCGTCTGTTGAATCTGACGATCAAGAGGGTCGCAGCAGAAGAAGAAGAGGAGCTCCGGCTGACGACACAACCTCTGATTATGGTGGTGCAGAAGGTTAA
- the argH gene encoding argininosuccinate lyase, which translates to MTKAWSDRFEKGLNPFIKVFNASINFDIELLNEDIEGSIAHAKMLAETKVITSKEAKLIEEGLKEILIEYHRGSFKAGVDDEDVHFAVEHRLINKIGDIGKKLHTGRSRNDQVATDLRLWLRKKIDRLDDQVKKFQLILLNQAEENLNTIIPGYTHLQRAQPVSLAHHLVAYIEMLERDRERLLDVRGRVNTCPLGAAALAGTKVPIDRYLTAKTLGFENICNNSIDAVSDRDFVVEFVSSASLIMAHLSRLSEELILWSSEEFSFVKLTDRCATGSSLMPQKKNPDVPELIRGKSGRVFGHLQALLTMIKGLPLAYNKDFQEDKEALFDTVLTVDNCLNAMTILFEEGIEFSRDSLSAAVISDFSNATDVADYLVIKGVPFREAYQLVGALVKYCLEQNILLKDLTLEKWQEFHPSVSQDIYTKLLPENVVASRTSQGGTGFRLVKEQLVVWRSKLAK; encoded by the coding sequence TTGACTAAAGCATGGAGTGATAGGTTTGAGAAGGGTCTGAATCCCTTTATAAAAGTATTTAATGCGTCTATTAATTTTGATATTGAACTTTTAAATGAAGATATAGAAGGTTCAATAGCACATGCAAAAATGCTGGCTGAGACAAAAGTAATTACGAGTAAAGAGGCAAAACTGATTGAAGAAGGACTTAAGGAAATTCTCATTGAATATCATAGAGGTAGTTTTAAAGCAGGAGTAGATGATGAGGATGTTCATTTTGCAGTTGAACATAGATTGATTAATAAAATTGGAGATATTGGAAAAAAATTGCATACAGGAAGAAGTCGAAATGATCAAGTTGCGACAGATTTAAGATTATGGCTAAGGAAAAAAATAGATAGATTAGATGATCAAGTTAAAAAATTTCAGTTAATTTTATTAAATCAAGCAGAAGAAAATTTAAATACAATAATACCTGGATATACTCATTTACAAAGAGCTCAACCTGTATCGTTAGCTCATCATTTAGTAGCTTATATTGAGATGCTTGAAAGAGATAGAGAACGTTTATTAGATGTAAGAGGAAGAGTGAATACTTGTCCTTTAGGTGCAGCAGCATTGGCAGGAACAAAGGTACCGATAGATAGGTACTTAACAGCTAAGACTTTAGGCTTTGAGAATATTTGCAATAATAGTATAGATGCAGTAAGTGATAGAGACTTTGTTGTTGAATTTGTTTCTTCAGCATCATTAATTATGGCTCATTTAAGCAGGTTATCGGAAGAATTAATTTTATGGTCTTCAGAAGAATTTTCATTTGTAAAACTTACAGATCGATGTGCAACAGGCAGTAGCCTTATGCCTCAAAAAAAGAATCCAGATGTTCCTGAACTAATAAGAGGTAAGTCTGGAAGAGTTTTTGGACATTTACAAGCATTATTAACGATGATAAAAGGATTGCCTTTGGCTTACAATAAGGATTTTCAAGAGGACAAAGAAGCTCTTTTCGATACAGTTTTAACAGTTGATAATTGTTTAAATGCAATGACAATATTATTTGAAGAAGGAATAGAATTTTCTAGAGATTCATTGTCTGCAGCTGTTATTTCGGATTTTTCTAATGCGACTGATGTTGCAGACTATTTAGTCATAAAAGGAGTACCATTTAGGGAGGCCTATCAGTTGGTTGGAGCACTTGTTAAGTATTGTTTAGAGCAAAATATTTTATTGAAAGACTTAACTCTTGAAAAATGGCAAGAATTTCATCCATCAGTTTCTCAAGATATCTATACAAAACTTTTGCCCGAGAATGTTGTTGCTTCTAGGACTAGTCAAGGTGGAACAGGCTTTCGTCTTGTTAAGGAACAGTTGGTTGTATGGCGGTCCAAGCTTGCTAAATAA
- a CDS encoding SpoIIE family protein phosphatase: MPNKRLPLNIKNSSLSNAQLFSPSSSFRELLDSLSREQKRNQELLSSLGFALRSFTNLSRFLEFVPVVITQLIGVEGCCLIPFHEDGRVWREQIHLSSNDDSQELVRQLSVFDPGKKEGFAFDENQLALLDSFFQSHFSDSGVFTTSLIARGRVRGRIYIFNTQKNCFWSDIHRQHVQLVADLTGVAIENDLVIQEIRRHESLDRQLSIGAEIQAQLLPDRCPMIEGIELAALCRPAFQVGGDYYDFMPTRPELLGRRRERGQWSFVIGDVMGKGIPAGLLMTMLRGMLRAEVISGLPPNQILHDLNQLALDDLAQSHRFVTLFYSDYDPRSRKLRFANAAHNPPLLWRAATKAISRLDSPGLLIGLQPDAEYVCGETILEPGDILLYYTDGVTEAQGLTGERFDEVRLIHLLSEYAVQGLSAKPILDKLFKRLDSFVGIGQHLQDDASMVVLKVNEDITLPNIRKIHH; encoded by the coding sequence TTGCCAAATAAACGACTTCCACTAAATATAAAAAACTCTTCATTGAGCAATGCCCAATTATTTTCTCCTTCCTCATCATTTAGAGAATTATTAGATAGTTTATCTAGAGAACAAAAACGAAATCAAGAATTGTTATCTTCATTGGGATTTGCTCTAAGAAGTTTTACCAATTTGAGCAGGTTTTTGGAATTTGTCCCAGTTGTTATAACTCAACTAATTGGAGTTGAAGGATGTTGCTTAATTCCATTTCATGAAGATGGACGAGTTTGGAGAGAACAAATTCATTTATCTTCAAATGATGATTCTCAGGAACTAGTTAGACAATTATCTGTATTTGATCCTGGAAAGAAGGAAGGGTTTGCATTTGACGAGAATCAATTAGCTTTATTAGATAGTTTTTTTCAAAGTCATTTTTCAGATTCAGGAGTTTTCACTACTTCATTAATAGCTAGAGGCAGAGTTAGAGGAAGAATATATATTTTTAATACTCAAAAAAACTGTTTCTGGAGTGATATTCATCGACAGCATGTTCAATTAGTTGCTGATTTAACAGGAGTTGCAATTGAAAATGATTTGGTTATTCAAGAGATTAGAAGACATGAAAGTTTAGATAGGCAATTAAGCATTGGAGCGGAAATACAGGCGCAATTACTTCCTGACAGATGTCCAATGATTGAGGGTATTGAATTAGCTGCTCTTTGTCGGCCTGCATTTCAGGTAGGAGGCGACTACTACGATTTTATGCCGACCAGGCCTGAATTATTAGGTAGAAGAAGAGAAAGAGGCCAATGGTCTTTTGTTATTGGAGATGTAATGGGCAAAGGAATTCCAGCTGGTTTATTGATGACAATGCTTAGAGGAATGTTGAGAGCTGAGGTAATTAGTGGATTACCACCGAATCAGATCCTTCATGACTTAAATCAGTTAGCACTTGATGATTTGGCTCAATCTCATCGCTTTGTTACTCTTTTTTATTCTGATTATGATCCGAGGTCTAGGAAATTAAGATTTGCCAACGCTGCTCATAACCCTCCATTACTTTGGAGAGCTGCAACAAAAGCAATATCTAGATTGGATTCACCTGGCTTATTAATTGGACTTCAACCTGACGCAGAATATGTTTGCGGTGAAACTATTCTTGAACCAGGGGATATTCTTTTGTATTACACAGATGGAGTAACTGAGGCACAAGGTCTTACAGGCGAACGTTTTGATGAAGTTCGTTTAATTCATCTCTTGAGTGAATATGCAGTTCAAGGTTTAAGTGCAAAACCAATTTTAGATAAGCTTTTTAAACGTTTAGATAGTTTTGTAGGAATAGGGCAGCACCTACAAGATGATGCCTCTATGGTTGTCTTAAAAGTTAATGAAGATATAACTCTTCCTAACATAAGAAAAATTCACCACTGA
- the ftsY gene encoding signal recognition particle-docking protein FtsY — MTYDEFKRKNLDSSKNILDEESENSLDWAKDAYERLKEQQQKRKEEIAENQKKIKDKSVETKISIQKEEIELSGNNEVLSKPSNIGVEEVDPSVNEEPTLGDFDNDFTWSADILAAQGKKSADISLEEIDWLGRLKDGLEKTRKEFVTDLLDKFGDDPLTPEVVDDLEMLLLKADAGIDATDKILAALRTRLNEEVLGAEEGLNFLKEKLREILDEPIKSSEKELLVPEKNTLNIWLFVGVNGVGKTTTLGKLANLAVRSGYSALIAAADTFRAAAVQQLRVWAKKSSVPLIANETANADPAAVVFDAIGAASSKNVDLLLVDTAGRLQTKNNLMDELEKIRKIIDRLSPNAEVESLLVLDASQGQNGLRQAMAFAKSAQLTGVVITKLDGSSRGGVALAIASEAKLPIRFIGAGEGIRDLRPFNSFEFVEALLAKR, encoded by the coding sequence ATGACTTACGATGAATTTAAGCGTAAAAACTTAGACTCTTCTAAAAATATATTGGATGAAGAATCTGAAAACTCATTAGATTGGGCAAAAGATGCATATGAAAGGTTAAAAGAACAACAACAAAAACGAAAGGAAGAAATAGCAGAAAATCAGAAAAAAATAAAAGATAAATCAGTAGAAACTAAAATTTCTATTCAAAAAGAAGAAATTGAACTGTCTGGCAACAATGAGGTTTTATCGAAGCCTTCAAATATTGGAGTTGAAGAAGTAGATCCCTCAGTTAATGAAGAGCCGACTCTTGGTGATTTTGATAATGACTTTACTTGGTCAGCAGATATTTTAGCTGCCCAAGGGAAAAAATCTGCTGACATCTCATTAGAAGAAATTGATTGGCTCGGTAGATTAAAAGATGGGTTAGAAAAGACTCGAAAAGAGTTTGTAACTGATTTACTTGATAAATTTGGAGACGATCCTTTAACGCCTGAAGTAGTTGATGACTTGGAAATGTTACTTTTAAAAGCAGATGCAGGTATAGATGCGACGGATAAAATCTTAGCGGCTTTGCGTACCCGTCTAAACGAGGAAGTTTTGGGAGCAGAAGAAGGATTAAATTTCTTAAAAGAGAAATTGCGAGAAATATTAGATGAGCCAATAAAATCTTCTGAAAAGGAATTATTAGTTCCCGAGAAGAATACATTAAATATATGGTTATTTGTTGGTGTTAATGGAGTTGGAAAAACAACTACATTAGGAAAGTTAGCTAACCTTGCAGTTAGAAGTGGATATTCAGCTTTAATAGCAGCAGCAGATACATTTAGAGCAGCAGCAGTACAGCAATTGAGAGTTTGGGCAAAAAAAAGCTCTGTACCTTTAATTGCTAATGAAACAGCCAATGCTGACCCTGCGGCTGTTGTTTTTGATGCTATAGGAGCAGCTAGCTCAAAGAATGTCGATTTATTATTAGTAGATACAGCAGGAAGATTACAAACAAAAAATAATCTTATGGATGAGTTAGAAAAGATTAGAAAAATAATTGACAGATTATCTCCAAATGCTGAGGTTGAATCTCTTTTGGTTTTAGATGCAAGTCAAGGGCAAAATGGTCTTAGACAAGCCATGGCATTTGCTAAATCAGCTCAATTAACAGGTGTAGTTATCACGAAACTTGATGGTTCATCCAGAGGAGGAGTTGCATTAGCAATTGCATCAGAAGCAAAATTACCTATTCGATTTATTGGTGCAGGTGAAGGTATTAGAGATTTAAGGCCTTTTAATAGTTTTGAATTTGTTGAAGCTCTATTGGCAAAACGTTGA
- the nusB gene encoding transcription antitermination factor NusB: MQSRSVSRELALLLLGQMEENQIKVNKNFSIEQVLNKALDTLTNHWKEELADCANLLEIAYEELNDSELKEFDKSSNQIVRKHLTNSLKKGELILNSLEETIDLTRLISLSDHEEIRFGAINRVNLILNKFSHIDQNIDNVMEGWRLKRLPRIDRDILRIAFVDLNNLNIPVAVACNEAVNLANRYSDEQGRKMINGILRKLQDNMSLNLK, from the coding sequence ATGCAATCTAGATCTGTTTCAAGAGAACTTGCTTTATTACTGTTAGGACAAATGGAAGAAAATCAAATTAAAGTCAATAAAAATTTTTCTATTGAACAAGTTTTAAATAAAGCATTAGACACTTTAACAAATCATTGGAAAGAAGAGTTGGCGGACTGCGCTAACCTATTAGAAATTGCTTATGAAGAATTAAATGATAGTGAATTAAAAGAGTTTGATAAATCTTCAAATCAGATAGTTCGAAAACACTTGACTAATAGTTTAAAAAAAGGAGAACTTATATTAAACAGTCTTGAGGAAACAATTGATCTAACACGATTAATATCATTAAGTGATCACGAGGAAATTAGGTTTGGAGCAATTAATAGAGTAAATCTTATTTTAAATAAGTTTTCTCATATTGATCAAAACATTGATAATGTTATGGAAGGTTGGCGCTTAAAGAGACTTCCTAGAATTGATCGAGATATTTTAAGGATTGCTTTTGTTGACTTAAATAATTTAAATATTCCTGTTGCTGTAGCTTGTAATGAAGCTGTTAATTTAGCTAATCGTTATAGTGATGAACAAGGTAGAAAAATGATTAATGGCATTTTAAGGAAATTACAAGATAATATGTCTTTAAATCTAAAATAA
- a CDS encoding DUF502 domain-containing protein — protein sequence MVQSSQRQDLPLASRLQQDLKNDLIAGLLVVIPLATTIWLSTIFSRFVLAFLTSIPKQLNPFITLNPLLQDLINLTLGLTVPLLGILLIGLMARNFVGRFLLEFGEGTLSRIPLAGSIYKTLKQLLETFLKDNSTRFRRVVLVEYPREGLFSVGFVTGVVGPSLQPELEATLLSVFIPTAPNPTTGWYTLVPEDSVKDLNISVEDAFRTIISAGIVNPDERSNSTNPTFSSLFSQLKSASTNTSSSNT from the coding sequence TTGGTGCAATCCTCTCAAAGACAAGACCTTCCTTTGGCTTCCAGGCTCCAGCAAGATCTTAAGAATGACCTTATAGCTGGTCTCTTGGTTGTCATCCCATTGGCCACCACTATTTGGCTTTCCACAATATTCAGTCGTTTTGTTTTGGCGTTTTTAACGTCCATTCCTAAACAGTTAAATCCTTTCATAACCCTTAACCCTCTTCTCCAGGATCTAATTAATTTAACTTTGGGTTTGACAGTTCCATTGTTGGGAATATTGCTAATTGGTTTGATGGCTAGAAATTTTGTTGGTCGATTCTTGTTGGAGTTTGGTGAAGGTACTTTATCTCGTATACCTTTAGCAGGTTCTATTTATAAAACGCTTAAGCAATTATTGGAAACGTTTTTAAAAGATAATTCAACAAGATTTAGGCGTGTTGTTTTAGTAGAGTATCCTCGAGAAGGTTTGTTTAGCGTAGGTTTTGTTACGGGAGTAGTAGGCCCTTCTCTACAACCTGAACTAGAGGCAACCCTGCTTAGTGTTTTTATCCCTACTGCACCTAATCCAACTACTGGCTGGTATACATTGGTTCCAGAAGATTCTGTAAAAGATTTAAATATATCAGTAGAGGATGCTTTTAGAACTATTATCTCCGCAGGAATTGTTAATCCAGATGAAAGAAGTAACTCTACTAATCCAACATTTTCCAGTTTATTTTCACAATTGAAATCTGCTTCGACTAATACTTCTTCTTCAAATACATAA
- the queG gene encoding tRNA epoxyqueuosine(34) reductase QueG codes for MKINNFNQYQLSKILKEKAKEEGFEPVGIARVPGSSRIKLRTAALERWLEAGNYADMNWMNAPRRKNIETLLEGISSVVAVGLNYYVDKEQNPETMQIARFAWGNDYHKVIERKLKRIGKWLKKERPDCNWKVCVDSTSLLEKAWAEEAGIGWIGKHSNVINSKNGSWIVLGFLLCTEPLTPDEPAKPLCGKCEKCIDACPTNAITEPFVINANKCITYHNIENRNLNLPKEIVDSMGNWIAGCDICQNICPWNTKEIESSKDPEMQPKEWIMNLTNQQIFNWSDEDWKQILVGSTLKRVKPWMWRRNANAIKEKEEN; via the coding sequence GTGAAGATCAATAATTTCAATCAATATCAACTCAGTAAAATTCTAAAAGAAAAAGCAAAAGAAGAAGGATTTGAACCAGTTGGTATAGCAAGAGTGCCTGGTAGCTCTCGAATCAAACTAAGAACAGCAGCTTTAGAAAGATGGCTGGAAGCTGGTAATTATGCAGACATGAATTGGATGAATGCCCCTAGAAGAAAAAATATAGAAACACTTTTAGAAGGTATTAGTAGTGTAGTTGCTGTAGGTCTTAATTACTATGTAGATAAAGAACAAAATCCAGAAACCATGCAAATTGCTAGATTTGCATGGGGTAATGATTATCACAAAGTGATAGAGAGAAAACTCAAAAGAATTGGGAAATGGCTTAAAAAAGAAAGGCCTGATTGTAATTGGAAAGTTTGTGTGGATTCAACCTCTTTACTTGAAAAAGCATGGGCGGAAGAAGCCGGGATAGGTTGGATTGGGAAACATTCCAACGTAATAAATTCAAAAAATGGTTCTTGGATAGTTTTAGGTTTTTTACTATGCACTGAACCTCTAACACCAGATGAACCTGCTAAACCTCTATGTGGCAAATGCGAGAAATGCATTGATGCATGCCCTACAAACGCAATAACAGAACCATTTGTAATCAATGCAAATAAATGCATTACATATCACAATATAGAAAACAGAAATCTAAATTTGCCAAAAGAAATTGTTGATTCAATGGGTAATTGGATTGCAGGTTGTGACATATGCCAAAATATTTGTCCTTGGAATACAAAAGAAATTGAAAGCAGTAAAGACCCTGAAATGCAACCAAAAGAATGGATTATGAATTTAACTAATCAACAAATTTTTAATTGGAGTGATGAAGATTGGAAGCAAATTCTTGTTGGGTCAACTCTAAAAAGAGTAAAGCCTTGGATGTGGAGAAGAAATGCTAATGCTATAAAAGAAAAAGAAGAAAACTAA
- a CDS encoding tetratricopeptide repeat protein, whose translation MRSKRNNNLILLTYYILISLVSINVRKPVLAFTPAVYEPNIKEMKNKSKGFGEIAAQLLYFGENKKAIQVANLAVKLNPKEEKLWGILAEAQMRSKDLISARNSLKQAQILNPGEAVYYFKEASIDFEINKINNSIHLIEIGLSIDPKNPNGYFQLGNSRMRLKEYKKALLAFEKANDLKPTFWQSINNQALVLYEINSKEKAIKLWEKVIELNADAEPMLALAAAKYQKDNKDKKSIDFAKKALLKSPIYVHKSHQKDQLWGDELLKAANELFKAPELKKAVSQAIANSRIKD comes from the coding sequence ATGAGATCAAAAAGAAATAATAATTTAATATTATTAACTTATTATATTTTAATAAGCCTAGTATCTATTAATGTTAGAAAGCCAGTATTAGCTTTTACTCCAGCTGTATATGAGCCAAATATCAAAGAAATGAAAAATAAAAGTAAAGGTTTTGGCGAAATTGCAGCACAGTTATTATATTTCGGTGAAAACAAGAAAGCGATTCAAGTAGCAAATTTGGCTGTTAAACTAAACCCAAAAGAAGAGAAGCTCTGGGGAATATTAGCAGAAGCTCAAATGAGAAGCAAAGACTTAATTTCAGCAAGAAATTCTTTAAAACAAGCGCAAATATTGAACCCAGGAGAAGCAGTTTATTATTTTAAAGAAGCAAGTATAGATTTTGAAATAAATAAAATAAATAATTCAATACATCTAATAGAAATAGGTTTATCTATAGATCCTAAAAACCCAAATGGATACTTTCAATTAGGAAATTCTAGAATGAGGCTAAAAGAATACAAAAAAGCTCTTTTAGCATTTGAAAAAGCAAATGATCTTAAACCTACCTTTTGGCAATCTATTAATAATCAAGCATTAGTGCTATACGAAATTAATTCCAAAGAAAAAGCAATCAAATTATGGGAAAAAGTCATTGAACTTAATGCTGATGCAGAACCAATGCTTGCTTTAGCTGCTGCAAAATATCAAAAAGACAACAAAGATAAAAAATCTATTGATTTTGCCAAAAAAGCTTTATTAAAAAGTCCCATTTATGTTCATAAAAGTCATCAAAAAGATCAACTATGGGGAGATGAACTTCTAAAAGCCGCCAATGAACTGTTTAAAGCTCCTGAACTAAAAAAAGCAGTTTCTCAAGCAATTGCTAATTCAAGGATAAAAGATTGA
- a CDS encoding DNA topoisomerase (ATP-hydrolyzing): protein MAGERLNSISLHQEMQRSYLEYAMSVIVGRALPDARDGLKPVQRRILFAMHELGLTPDRPFKKCARVVGDVLGKYHPHGDQAVYDALVRLVQDFTCKHPILDGHGNFGSIDDDPPAAMRYTETRLAEISSESILKEIDEETVDFSPNFDGSQQEPNVLPAQLPFLILNGCSGIAVGMATSIPPHNLNEVVNGLLELIKNPDMPEESLIKLIPGPDFPTGGEILLSSGIRETYTKGKGSIVMRGIAHIEEVNPGKGKHKRNGIVITELPYQISKSGWIEKLAEQVNDGKITGIADIRDESDRTGMRILIEIRRDSDPEKILKELYRKTNLQCNYGAILLALVNGQPVQLSLKRLLINFLEFRESTIVRRTNNSLRKILKRLEIIEGLIKALKNLRLVINTIEEAKDVSIAKNNLMIKLKINEKQADGVLSMPLRRLTGLEKQSLYSELEELKVSKKDLELILKNRNELLKLMSLEFKELKKRFGQKRKSKLIKGGDQLIAERNANLRPNKELQRKQALEALPKDGLLAIQNNNVVRVINRKSIHKLKLDENIPLSKENFQTKILIEANDKTKILAITVNGKVALLRWEFIGLKTSEVTNLVPTGLEEEKILKLIPITENKNQSLGLLTSDGRFKRISIKEILEISSRSSTILKLKEKVKVISAILCDDNDDLFITTSIGRLLKIKINENDLPITGKLAQGAHIISLFPSESIGSCYTSKQSIENKIIIMSSDGNCIKIKTDLIRNCEKGDIGIMLSSISHIKEFKDKQLFVFNSNSGCIIKTNMENYTQISKDELVKIQSNEFNRKFIPLIEGEVIDNIKNIIV from the coding sequence ATGGCTGGAGAGCGCCTAAATTCAATTTCCCTGCATCAAGAGATGCAGCGCTCTTACCTCGAATACGCGATGAGCGTAATCGTTGGAAGAGCTTTGCCTGATGCAAGAGATGGCTTAAAGCCTGTCCAACGGCGCATTTTATTTGCAATGCATGAATTAGGTCTAACTCCTGATAGACCATTCAAAAAATGTGCTCGTGTGGTTGGCGACGTACTAGGTAAATATCACCCTCATGGAGATCAAGCTGTATATGACGCACTAGTCAGACTAGTTCAAGATTTTACGTGTAAGCATCCAATACTTGATGGTCACGGCAACTTCGGATCAATAGACGATGATCCACCTGCAGCAATGCGATATACGGAAACTCGATTAGCAGAAATTTCTAGTGAGTCCATTCTCAAAGAAATAGACGAAGAAACAGTTGATTTTTCTCCAAACTTTGATGGATCACAACAAGAGCCAAATGTATTACCTGCTCAGCTTCCCTTCTTGATCCTCAACGGATGCTCAGGGATAGCAGTTGGTATGGCTACAAGTATTCCTCCACACAATCTGAATGAAGTTGTAAATGGGTTACTTGAATTAATTAAAAACCCTGATATGCCAGAGGAGTCATTAATTAAACTAATACCAGGCCCAGATTTTCCGACAGGTGGAGAAATATTGCTGAGTAGTGGAATTAGAGAAACCTATACAAAAGGAAAAGGAAGCATTGTAATGAGAGGTATAGCGCATATTGAAGAAGTAAATCCAGGAAAAGGTAAACATAAAAGAAATGGAATTGTAATAACAGAATTGCCATACCAAATAAGTAAATCTGGTTGGATTGAAAAATTAGCCGAACAAGTAAATGATGGAAAAATAACTGGAATAGCAGATATAAGAGACGAAAGTGATAGAACTGGTATGAGAATATTAATAGAAATAAGAAGAGATTCTGACCCTGAAAAAATACTTAAAGAGTTATATAGAAAGACAAATTTACAATGCAATTATGGTGCAATTTTACTTGCTCTGGTGAACGGACAACCAGTGCAATTATCTCTTAAAAGATTATTAATTAACTTTTTAGAGTTTAGAGAATCAACAATCGTAAGAAGAACAAATAACTCTTTAAGAAAAATCTTAAAAAGACTTGAAATAATAGAAGGGCTGATTAAAGCACTAAAAAACCTAAGACTTGTCATAAATACTATTGAAGAAGCCAAAGATGTAAGTATAGCTAAAAATAATTTAATGATAAAATTAAAGATAAATGAAAAGCAAGCAGATGGGGTTTTGTCAATGCCATTAAGAAGGTTAACTGGACTTGAGAAACAATCTTTATACTCTGAATTAGAAGAATTAAAAGTATCTAAAAAGGATTTAGAGCTAATACTAAAAAATAGGAACGAATTATTAAAGTTAATGAGCTTAGAGTTTAAAGAATTAAAAAAAAGATTTGGTCAAAAAAGAAAAAGTAAATTAATAAAAGGTGGAGATCAATTAATAGCAGAAAGAAATGCTAATCTAAGGCCAAATAAAGAGCTACAAAGGAAACAAGCTTTAGAAGCTTTGCCTAAAGATGGACTTTTAGCCATCCAAAATAATAATGTAGTAAGAGTAATTAATCGTAAATCCATACACAAACTAAAACTAGATGAAAATATTCCATTATCAAAAGAGAATTTCCAAACAAAAATATTAATTGAAGCTAATGATAAAACAAAAATTTTGGCAATAACTGTGAATGGGAAAGTAGCCCTTTTACGTTGGGAGTTTATTGGTCTAAAAACTTCTGAGGTTACTAACCTAGTCCCAACAGGATTAGAAGAAGAAAAAATACTAAAATTAATTCCTATTACTGAAAATAAAAATCAAAGTCTTGGACTATTGACTTCAGATGGAAGATTTAAAAGAATAAGTATAAAAGAAATTCTAGAAATTTCCAGTAGATCATCAACAATACTAAAGTTAAAAGAAAAAGTAAAAGTAATATCTGCAATCTTATGTGATGATAATGATGATTTATTTATAACTACTAGTATAGGAAGATTATTGAAAATAAAAATTAACGAAAATGATTTACCTATAACAGGAAAGTTAGCTCAAGGAGCACATATAATTAGTCTATTTCCAAGTGAATCAATTGGTAGTTGTTATACTTCAAAACAATCTATAGAGAATAAAATTATTATAATGTCTAGCGATGGTAATTGTATAAAGATAAAAACCGATCTAATAAGAAACTGTGAAAAAGGTGACATAGGAATAATGTTATCGTCCATTAGTCATATAAAAGAATTTAAGGATAAACAATTGTTTGTTTTCAATTCAAATAGTGGCTGCATTATTAAAACTAATATGGAAAACTACACTCAAATTTCAAAAGATGAATTAGTAAAAATACAATCTAATGAATTCAATAGAAAATTTATACCTTTAATTGAAGGAGAAGTAATAGATAATATAAAAAATATAATTGTATAA